Proteins encoded by one window of Modestobacter marinus:
- the helR gene encoding RNA polymerase recycling motor ATPase HelR gives MPPLTTTSAFDLPDRLLAKADPELIAADEQHFAALATGLAASIADLSDRLAAERRAPGGTGEAALNRDLEVHRLATRLRTLRRFGLDLCLGRMVRADDPEPVYVGRLGLTDGAGSRLLVDWRSPAAEPFFGATHADPMGLVSRRRYRWTRGRVSDWWDEVFTADGLEGHAALDDQSAFLAGLGSSRSARMRDVLGTIQADQDAIIRAGSAGTLVVDGGPGTGKTVVALHRAAYLLWSDPHVDAGRGGVLVVGPHQPYLSYVADVLPGLGEDGVRTCTLRDLVPEGATAAVETDPGVARLKAGLDVEAVVEAAVRFSEEPPRRALTVETPWSEVDLGPADWAEAFDAAEPGTPHNEARDQVWEGLLAILGDGHDDVPPDLLRRSLEQDRELRTAFDRAWPVLHAADVVGDLWSVPAYLRRCAPQLGPADVRALQRADARAWTTADLPFLDAARQRLGDPGASRRRRRRDALVAADRARMADVIDRLIEADDDGEGLVTSLRQQDLRDALVDDAALPTAEPDALAGPFAHVVVDEAQELTDAEWQMLLLRCPSRSFTVVGDRAQARHGFTGSWPERLARVGLDRVRVASLTVNYRTPVEVMAAAEPVIRAVLPDANVPTSVRRTGVPVRYGPVAELDTVLESWLAAHDEGTACVVGAPSSWTGPRVRSLTPELVTGLEFDLVVLVEPADPGGGIEEAVDRYVAMTRATQQLVVLTRP, from the coding sequence GTGCCCCCGCTGACCACCACCAGCGCCTTCGACCTCCCCGACCGCCTCCTCGCCAAGGCCGACCCGGAGCTGATCGCCGCCGACGAGCAGCACTTCGCCGCCCTCGCGACCGGCCTCGCGGCGTCCATCGCCGACCTGTCCGACCGCCTCGCCGCCGAGCGCCGGGCGCCCGGCGGCACGGGTGAGGCCGCGCTGAACCGCGACCTGGAGGTGCACCGGCTCGCCACCAGGCTGCGCACGCTGCGTCGGTTCGGCCTCGACCTCTGCCTGGGCCGCATGGTCCGCGCCGACGACCCCGAGCCGGTGTACGTCGGGCGGCTCGGCCTCACCGACGGCGCGGGGAGCCGGCTGCTGGTCGACTGGCGCTCCCCCGCGGCCGAGCCGTTCTTCGGCGCCACCCACGCCGACCCGATGGGCCTGGTGAGCCGCCGCCGCTACCGCTGGACCCGCGGCCGGGTCAGCGACTGGTGGGACGAGGTGTTCACCGCCGACGGGCTCGAGGGGCACGCTGCCCTGGACGACCAGTCCGCCTTCCTCGCCGGCCTGGGCAGCAGCCGGTCGGCCCGGATGCGCGACGTGCTCGGCACCATCCAGGCCGACCAGGACGCGATCATCCGCGCGGGGTCCGCCGGCACCCTGGTCGTCGACGGCGGCCCGGGGACGGGCAAGACCGTCGTCGCCCTGCACCGTGCCGCCTACCTGCTCTGGTCCGACCCGCACGTCGACGCCGGCCGGGGCGGGGTGCTGGTGGTCGGGCCGCACCAGCCCTACCTGTCCTACGTGGCCGACGTCCTGCCCGGCCTGGGCGAGGACGGGGTGCGCACCTGCACCCTGCGGGACCTGGTGCCCGAGGGCGCCACGGCCGCGGTGGAGACCGACCCGGGGGTCGCCCGCCTCAAGGCCGGCCTGGACGTGGAGGCGGTGGTCGAGGCCGCCGTCCGGTTCTCCGAGGAGCCACCCCGGCGGGCACTGACCGTCGAGACGCCCTGGTCGGAGGTCGACCTCGGCCCCGCCGACTGGGCCGAGGCGTTCGACGCCGCCGAGCCCGGCACGCCGCACAACGAGGCGCGCGACCAGGTCTGGGAGGGCCTGCTCGCCATCCTGGGGGACGGCCACGACGACGTCCCGCCCGACCTGCTCCGGCGGTCGCTGGAGCAGGACCGGGAGCTGCGCACGGCCTTCGACCGGGCCTGGCCGGTGCTCCACGCGGCCGACGTGGTCGGTGACCTGTGGTCGGTGCCGGCCTACCTGCGCCGGTGCGCCCCCCAGCTCGGCCCCGCCGACGTCCGGGCGCTGCAGCGGGCGGACGCCCGCGCCTGGACGACGGCCGACCTGCCGTTCCTGGACGCCGCCCGGCAGCGGCTCGGCGACCCGGGCGCCTCGCGCCGCCGCCGCCGGCGCGACGCGCTCGTCGCCGCCGACCGGGCGCGGATGGCCGACGTCATCGACCGGCTGATCGAGGCCGACGACGACGGCGAGGGCCTGGTGACGAGCCTGCGCCAGCAGGACCTGCGGGACGCCCTGGTCGACGACGCCGCCCTGCCCACCGCCGAGCCGGACGCGCTGGCCGGCCCGTTCGCGCACGTGGTGGTGGACGAGGCCCAGGAGCTGACCGACGCCGAGTGGCAGATGCTGCTGCTCCGCTGCCCGTCCCGCAGCTTCACCGTCGTCGGGGACCGGGCCCAGGCGCGGCACGGGTTCACCGGGTCCTGGCCGGAGCGGCTGGCGCGGGTCGGGCTCGACCGGGTCCGCGTCGCGTCGCTGACCGTCAACTACCGGACCCCGGTGGAGGTCATGGCCGCGGCCGAGCCGGTCATCCGGGCCGTCCTGCCGGACGCCAACGTGCCGACCTCGGTCCGTCGCACCGGCGTGCCGGTCCGGTACGGGCCCGTCGCGGAACTGGACACGGTCCTGGAGAGCTGGCTCGCCGCCCACGACGAGGGGACGGCGTGCGTCGTCGGCGCTCCGTCGTCCTGGACCGGGCCCCGGGTCCGGTCGCTGACCCCGGAGCTGGTCACGGGGCTGGAGTTCGACCTCGTCGTCCTGGTCGAACCGGCGGATCCCGGCGGGGGCATCGAGGAGGCGGTCGACCGCTACGTGGCGATGACCCGGGCGACGCAGCAGCTCGTCGTCCTCACCCGGCCGTGA